The proteins below come from a single Bactrocera dorsalis isolate Fly_Bdor chromosome 5, ASM2337382v1, whole genome shotgun sequence genomic window:
- the LOC105223994 gene encoding ras-related and estrogen-regulated growth inhibitor codes for MTTRGIRRKKSTLTELKIAVVGSPSVGKSALIVRFLTKRYIGEYDHQTENRYKHEAMVEGEPVLFELLDTCPKANDEFPNAAELMQWADGLLLVYSITDRSSFNYIRRAKSDLQSDTPVQLVANKVDMVHLRQVSRDEGEILAKDFECKFSEVSAADHVDQVAEVFHELCKEVLASKRKSKQSLLERMLGGARPYSRGKSDSNLPKD; via the exons ATGACAACACGCGGTATTCGTCGCAAGAAATCGACTTTGACAGAATTAAAAATCGCTGTCGTTGGATCGCCGAGCGTGGGCAAAAGCG CTTTAATTGTGCGTTTCCTCACCAAACGTTATATTGGCGAATATGATCATCAAACAG AAAATCGATACAAGCATGAAGCGATGGTGGAGGGGGAGCCGGTGCTGTTCGAATTACTAGACACATGCCCCAAG GCTAATGATGAGTTTCCCAATGCCGCTGAGTTGATGCAATGGGCCGACGGCCTTCTACTCGTCTACTCGATCACCGACCGCAGCTCGTTTAATTACATACGACGCGCCAAGTCAGACCTACAATCCGATACACCAGTGCAATTAGTGGCCAATAAAGTGGATATGGTGCATTTGCGCCAAGTTAGTCGTGATGAAGGTGAAATCCTCGCCAAAGACTTTGAATGCAAGTTTAGCGAGGTCTCAGCGGCGGATCATGTCGATCAGGTGGCCGAAGTGTTCCACGAACTATGCAAGGAGGTGTTGGCGTCGAAGCGCAAGTCGAAACAAAGCCTTTTGGAGCGTATGCTGGGCGGCGCACGACCCTACAGTCGAGGGAAGAGCGACAGCAATCTACCGAAGGACTGA